The following are from one region of the Marinomonas sp. CT5 genome:
- a CDS encoding YajG family lipoprotein, whose translation MLNKHFFLTLSLTTLLLAGCSTTHYISITPETNIKNASLTNERVIEVSTSTKLTNSVGSIKTGINEHADIFTTNDVTQSVKDSVLSGLRQLGFTPDQGLMPPAKLQIDITKMSYTTKVETLKTVATLDFELKVTLAAKGQTYKANYGSQKVREYGTMPYQEAVQDDMNGLASQTVNRLLSDPNIIALLK comes from the coding sequence ATGCTAAATAAACACTTTTTTTTGACCTTATCACTTACCACGCTTTTATTAGCTGGCTGCTCTACAACCCACTATATAAGCATCACCCCAGAAACAAATATCAAAAACGCTAGCCTTACAAACGAAAGGGTCATCGAGGTCAGCACAAGCACAAAACTAACCAACTCTGTTGGTTCAATTAAAACAGGCATTAATGAACACGCGGATATTTTCACCACCAATGATGTAACACAAAGTGTTAAAGACAGTGTACTAAGTGGCTTACGCCAATTAGGCTTTACTCCTGATCAAGGTCTAATGCCCCCTGCCAAACTTCAAATCGACATTACCAAGATGAGTTACACTACAAAAGTTGAGACATTAAAAACGGTTGCTACACTAGATTTTGAATTAAAAGTAACCTTAGCGGCGAAAGGCCAGACCTATAAAGCTAACTATGGTTCACAGAAAGTAAGAGAATACGGCACAATGCCTTATCAAGAAGCCGTTCAAGATGACATGAATGGTTTAGCTAGCCAAACAGTAAATCGTTTGCTCAGTGACCCCAACATTATTGCTTTACTTAAATAA